CGTCCCGCTTGGCGCCGTCTCCGGCGAAATAGGCATGATCGTACTTGCTCCAATATTGTTGTTTGTAGCGTTCGGGATCGCCGTAGATTCCGCGCAGCATGGACGGCCAGGGCGATTTCAAAACCAAGTATCCGCCGCCCGTCTCTACGCGCTCGCCGGTTTCCGTCAGGATGTCCGCTTCGATTCCCGGAAACGGAATCGTCGCGCTTCCCGGCTTAAGGCGCGTCAAACCCGGCAGCGCCGTTATCATAATGCTGCCGGTTTCGGTCTGCCACCACGTATCGACGATGGGGCATCTCTCGCCGCCGATGGTTTTATGATACCACATCCACGCTTCGGGATTGATCGGCTCTCCCACCGTTCCCAGCAGCCGCAGCGAACTCAGATCGTGTTTGGCGGGCCACTCGTCGCCCCATTTCATGAAAGCGCGGATGGCCGTGGGCGCCGTATAGAAAATCGATGCGCCGTATTTTTCCACGATCTCCCAAAACCGGTCGCGGTCGGGCCAGTCGGGAGCGCCCTCGTACATGATCTGCGTGGCGCCGTTGAGCAGCGGGCCGTAGACGACGTAACTATGTCCCGTCACCCATCCGATATCCGCCGTGCACCAGAAAACGTCGTGCGGCTTGAGATCGAAAACGTATTTCGTCGTGGCGTAACAGCCGGTCAAATAGCCGCCGGTAGTGTGGATGATCCCTTTCGGTTTGCCGGTGGTTCCCGAAGTGTAGAGAATATAAAGCATATCTTCGGCGTCCATCGGCTCCGGTTCGCAATAGGCTTCCGCCTGCTGCATCAAGCGGTGATACCAATGATCGCGCCCTTCTTTGACGTGCAAGGGAAAGTTGCCCCGCATCACGATGATGACATGCTCGATGGAAGGCGTTTCGCGCAGCGCGAAATCCGCGTCGTGCTTGAGGGGAAGCAGGTTGCCCCGCCGGTATCCCCCATCCGCCGTAATCAACACTTTCGCTTGCGCGTCGTTGATGCGATCGCGCAGAGCGTCGGGACTGAATCCGCCGAAGACCACCGAATGCACCGCTCCGATCCGTGCGCAAGCCAGCATTCCGATAACCAGTTCGGGAATCATCGGCATATAAAACGCCACCCGGTCGCCTTTCGCTACGCCCAGTTTCTTGAGGCAATTCGCGAATTTATTGACGTCGCGATACAAATCCCAATAAGTCAGCGTCCGTTGCTCTCCCGGCTCCCCTTCCCAGATAATCGCCGCTTTATTGCGGATGCCGTTATGAATATGCCGGTCGAGGCAGTTATAGCTGGCGTTGATCTTCCCCCCCGCGAACCAGCGGGCTAACGGCGGATTCCATTCCAAAACCGTATGCCACTTTTCGAACCAATCCAATCCTTCCGCCTGCTGCGCCCAAAACGCTTCCCGGTCTTGAGCCGCCGACTCGTAAAGCGAACGATCCGAAGCGTTCGCTTGTTTTTGAAAAGCTGAGGAAGGATCGAAGATTCGATCTTCCCGCAACAAATCCTCTATCCCCATCCTTTGTTTCAACGCCTCGTCACTCATGCCCATACTCCTCCGTCTTCGAAAATAACTTGTCTATAAATTGTATAGAAATTATTTTAGAAACCAAAATTATTTGCAAAATGGATTCCTGTTAAATAATCGGAAGATATGACTTCCCCCAGCGGAAAGCGAATCATTGGACCAGAGCAACGCCTACCTTATTGATGGAAATGAAAAAGAAAATCGCCTCAACGACGCGGAAGATGGATGGGGATGCTCTGCGATGGGTTTTTAATTGAAGAGTTGTTTTATTTCGTATAATATAATGATTAAATGATGACATCGTGATAGTATGAGAAACGTAACTAAAATGGATAATGGCTCTTATAGATATTTGTAAAGAGACTCCATGATGAATCGACATGAATTCGAACTATTGAGAGACTTGCCCGGCAAAGAAATCACTTCGGACATCGTTTTCATTTCCGATAAGTACGCATCGCCTAACTTAATTTTCGAGCCAGTGATCGTTCAAAATCCGTTGGAATGGGAAGTGCTGCTAAATGGAACGTATAAACCTGAAATTCCTTCCGTTACATTCAATTTTGTCGTTAAAGGCGTGGGTCCTATCTGCCGTCTATGCGTCAATAGTAGAATCCATAAAAATTCTGGTCGAACTCATAAACACGATTTGCAGGACGATAACGATCCAAGAAAAAATCTCCCCTATTCCATTCCTCGTCCGGACTTGAATTTGAAGGAATACTCGGTGCGTAAGATATGGGAGATTCTTTGCCAGCAGGCGAACATCCGCCACAGCGGACATTTTATCGATCCAGCAGGAGATCGATTATGAATTACTCATGCGAAGAAATCAGGTCTCTTGTAAGCCGTTTTTCATTGGTTCAAGAATGCGACGCCGTTAAAAATGGAATGTTGCGCATCGCCACTCCATTTCAATACGCCAATGGCTCGCAAATCGATCTTTTTTTAGGAGAAGATAAAACGATGTTTGAAGGTTGGATGCTTACGGATTTGGGACAAACAACCGCCTATCTACTCGACTTGCACGTCAAATCTTGGACTACCAAAAAACGGAAGCAATGGACGTCGGATATTTGCGAGTCATTAGACATACGGCAAAATGCCGGAGCCTTATTCGTTTATATAAAAGAACAAGACATTGACCATCTTCCCTCTTCGATCGTTCGTTTAGCGCAAGCCTGTATTCGAGTATCCGATTTGGCGATGACGCAACAATTTCGCAGCGTCCATCCTTTTCGAGAAGATTTAGAAGAATTTATCGCTAACTTGGATGTTCCCTATGAAACATCGAAGGTTTTCCAGGGTAAATACGACAATCAAGTCGAAGTCGATTTTCACGTAATGGGGAGAAAGACATCCTCGTTAATATTGACGTTATCCACTGCAAACGCTGTAGCGGCGCATGGCCTTTGCAACGAAGTCTTTCGACGATGGTACGATCTATCAACGCTGCGAGAGAAGCACATCTTCATAACGGCTTACGACACGGACAATAATGTTTTTCGCGAAGAGGATATATCTCGCGTGGGAGAATTATCGAGCGTATTGGGATTTCCCGCCGAGTATCAACAATTGGAAGATATATTAGCGGCTTGAGGCGGAACCTCATTCCATCGGCGAGGCGGGGAGGGTGAGGATGAAGGCGGCGCCTTGGCCGGGTTCGTTATCGCAATGGATTTCGCCGCCGTGGGCTTCTACGATTTTTTTGCAGATGGAAAGGCCGAGGCCGGTTCCCTTCTCTCCCTTGGTGGAGAAGAACGGCTGCCAGATGTTTTCCAAAATCTCCGGGGGGACGCCGCCGCCGGAATCCATGACGGCGATGCGAACGCCGTTTCCTTTTTTCTTGGCGGAGAGGCGGATGACGCCGCTTCCCTTCATGGCGTGGGCGGCGTTGCGGATAAGATTGATAAGCACTTGGACGAGTTTTTCGGAGTCGCAACGGATGGGAGGGCAGTCGTCTGCGGCGATTTCCAGCGTCATGTTTTTGACATCGGGATCCAGTTCGACGATGCAGGAGATTTGCTCGAACAATTTGGAAACGTCGGCGGCATGGGTATGGATTAGAACTTGATCCTGCTTGGCGAAATTTTTGATTCCGTCGAGGATATTGACAATGCGTTCCGCGGCATGACAAGTGTTTTTGGCGATGGTATTGACCAATTCATCTTCTGCGTATTTTTCTTGCAGGATTCTAACGCCCATCACCACGCACATCTGATTATTGACCTCATGGGCAATACCCGCCACTACCTGGCCCACGGTGGCCAATTTTTCAAGGTGGATGATGTTCTTGTATAACCTGCGGTTTTCCAAGGTGAGTTCCATCGACTCCAACGCCCGTTGGACGGTCATCAGCAGATCGTACCCCTCCCAAGGTTTGGTGATATAGCCGTATACGCGGCCTTTGTTGATGGCGCCGATCAAATCGTCCGTATCCGTGAAGCCGGTAAGAATGATGCGGGGAACGTCAGGGTAGAGATGGATGGTTTTTTCGAGAAACTCAACACCCGTCATTTGGGGCATGCGCTGGTCGGTAATAATTAAGGATATCGGATTCCGGCGAAGAATCTCCAAGCCTTCCATGCCGCTTTGCGCCGTAAGAACTTTGTATTTCGTCCTTAAGGTGCGGTAAAGCGCGTCCAGGTTATATTTTTCGTCATCCACGCAGAGGATGGCGTGCTTGCGGGACATCGGCGATACTCCATGAAATCCTTTCTGGATCGAAAAAGGTTTCGAGCTTTGAAACTTACCATGATAACGCCGAAAAATATAGGTTAACTCATGTTGTGCGCGAAGACCATTTTTTAAGGAAAATGCCTTTTTAACAATTCAATTCCCAAGATGGGGTAAAGTTGGACAAGGGTTGATTTGGTTGAACTTAAACTCCCTCACCCTAACCCTCTCCCAAAGGGCGAGGGGATGGATATTCATAACATGAGAGATGAATTCCCATATCTCTTGTCATCATCAAAGGGAGATAGGGCGTCATGGCATGGGAAAATCGACTTTGGGGGTTCCGGGGACGTATCGGCGGATGATGCCGATGCTGTAAAGACCGTTGGACGCATCGAAGGGATGCCAATCGCCGGTGCTGGCCCCTTTGTAGGTGGATGTCGGCCCCAATCCGATGAGGACGCCTATCGCCTTGCGCCGAGGGCCGAAGTCGGGGTTGATAGAGGGATCGAAATAGTTAGGCGCCAGGCCGCTCCAATAACGCTTGTCGTAGGGGTCCCAGTGGTGTTGTTGTTTGGTTAAGTTCAAACGGCCGGATACGTCGAATAGAGTTTTCGCTTCAGGCATTTGTTGGAAAGGATCGAATATAAAGCTGGAGAGATAGGCCACCGGCGTGGTGAGCCACCAATTCTGATTCACTTCGTGAGAATGGGGAGGATTGTCGTTGGCGTCGAGCGAATATTGCAAGATCGCCGTTTCCATTGTTTTTTGATCGGCCATGGAACGGGAGATTTTGGCGCGGACTTGCGCGTTGAGAAAATTGGGAACGGCGATGGCGGCCAAAATTCCGATAATAGCGACAACGATCAACAATTCAATGAGCGTGAAACCCGGTTTACGATTCATTTTTTTCTCCTCGCCGTTCCCGCTAGGTAAAAGAGAGTTCTGCGCTTCGATTGAAGTTCGCCGACTATGCCATTCGCGTAAAGATCAAAGGCTGGCTTCGCCACGCCTTTGCCACCCAACCACCCGCCATTTGAAAATCAATACAATCGATTCTCTCATAGAAAAAAGTTTTCGTCAATGATTTTTCAGATTTTGACAGCTGAATTGTTTCTCAAGCCTTACGAACTTTGTTTTTAGAAAAAAAACAATTGACGTCTCGACGGTTATCGTGGGAAAATGACCTATTGCGCCGCCAACGAAACTCGCCCCGTTGGGAAGGGAGAGAACGAGACGGAGTGACGCGAGTTCAAAGGAACTATCATGAAACGAAAAGGTTTTACATTGATCGAACTCTTGATCGTTGTGGCGATCATCGGGGTTTTGGCCGCCATCGCCGTTCCCAATCTGCAGCGCGCCCGTTTGCAAGCGCTGCTGACCCGCATCATCACCGATATGAAAACGCTCGACCAGCAGGTCAGCATCTATCAGCTGGACAATGGACGTCCGCCGATTTCGGATTATATTAAAGGGAAAAACAGCGTTACGGCGCTGTCGACGCCCGTATCCTATATGTCCTCCATTCCCATCGATCCGCATAGGCTGAATCATGCCATCGCCGAGACGAACGGCGTCTTTTACAACTACTGGTACAATGAGGAAGACCCTTCCAAACGCTACAATACAGGGGGATCGGAATGGCATACGCAAGGCTGGCATATTTACTTTCTGTCCGTGGGCATGGATCACGACATCGATTGGGTTACTTACCATCCTACGAACGGATTGGACTCCAATGGCGACATACGTTATTTCACGCCCAAGCGGCTTTCCGATTGGCAGGACTCTTTATAAATGATGAGTGATGAATGATGAGTGATGAAAAAGAATAAAAGGAATGCAGCATTAGCGTCGATGACGCG
The sequence above is drawn from the Candidatus Omnitrophota bacterium genome and encodes:
- the acs gene encoding acetate--CoA ligase, whose protein sequence is MSDEALKQRMGIEDLLREDRIFDPSSAFQKQANASDRSLYESAAQDREAFWAQQAEGLDWFEKWHTVLEWNPPLARWFAGGKINASYNCLDRHIHNGIRNKAAIIWEGEPGEQRTLTYWDLYRDVNKFANCLKKLGVAKGDRVAFYMPMIPELVIGMLACARIGAVHSVVFGGFSPDALRDRINDAQAKVLITADGGYRRGNLLPLKHDADFALRETPSIEHVIIVMRGNFPLHVKEGRDHWYHRLMQQAEAYCEPEPMDAEDMLYILYTSGTTGKPKGIIHTTGGYLTGCYATTKYVFDLKPHDVFWCTADIGWVTGHSYVVYGPLLNGATQIMYEGAPDWPDRDRFWEIVEKYGASIFYTAPTAIRAFMKWGDEWPAKHDLSSLRLLGTVGEPINPEAWMWYHKTIGGERCPIVDTWWQTETGSIMITALPGLTRLKPGSATIPFPGIEADILTETGERVETGGGYLVLKSPWPSMLRGIYGDPERYKQQYWSKYDHAYFAGDGAKRDADGYFWILGRVDDVINSAGHRISTMEVESALVDHKAVAESAAIGIQHELKGQAIAAFVTLKEGYNADGKLEQSIKDHVTQKIGAIARPEKVIFSADLPKTRSGKIMRRLLRDIAEGKTLGDTTTLADASIVERLKRTYEE
- a CDS encoding DUF1828 domain-containing protein gives rise to the protein MNYSCEEIRSLVSRFSLVQECDAVKNGMLRIATPFQYANGSQIDLFLGEDKTMFEGWMLTDLGQTTAYLLDLHVKSWTTKKRKQWTSDICESLDIRQNAGALFVYIKEQDIDHLPSSIVRLAQACIRVSDLAMTQQFRSVHPFREDLEEFIANLDVPYETSKVFQGKYDNQVEVDFHVMGRKTSSLILTLSTANAVAAHGLCNEVFRRWYDLSTLREKHIFITAYDTDNNVFREEDISRVGELSSVLGFPAEYQQLEDILAA
- a CDS encoding hybrid sensor histidine kinase/response regulator, producing the protein MSRKHAILCVDDEKYNLDALYRTLRTKYKVLTAQSGMEGLEILRRNPISLIITDQRMPQMTGVEFLEKTIHLYPDVPRIILTGFTDTDDLIGAINKGRVYGYITKPWEGYDLLMTVQRALESMELTLENRRLYKNIIHLEKLATVGQVVAGIAHEVNNQMCVVMGVRILQEKYAEDELVNTIAKNTCHAAERIVNILDGIKNFAKQDQVLIHTHAADVSKLFEQISCIVELDPDVKNMTLEIAADDCPPIRCDSEKLVQVLINLIRNAAHAMKGSGVIRLSAKKKGNGVRIAVMDSGGGVPPEILENIWQPFFSTKGEKGTGLGLSICKKIVEAHGGEIHCDNEPGQGAAFILTLPASPME
- a CDS encoding prepilin-type N-terminal cleavage/methylation domain-containing protein, translated to MNRKPGFTLIELLIVVAIIGILAAIAVPNFLNAQVRAKISRSMADQKTMETAILQYSLDANDNPPHSHEVNQNWWLTTPVAYLSSFIFDPFQQMPEAKTLFDVSGRLNLTKQQHHWDPYDKRYWSGLAPNYFDPSINPDFGPRRKAIGVLIGLGPTSTYKGASTGDWHPFDASNGLYSIGIIRRYVPGTPKVDFPMP
- a CDS encoding prepilin-type N-terminal cleavage/methylation domain-containing protein, which produces MKRKGFTLIELLIVVAIIGVLAAIAVPNLQRARLQALLTRIITDMKTLDQQVSIYQLDNGRPPISDYIKGKNSVTALSTPVSYMSSIPIDPHRLNHAIAETNGVFYNYWYNEEDPSKRYNTGGSEWHTQGWHIYFLSVGMDHDIDWVTYHPTNGLDSNGDIRYFTPKRLSDWQDSL